The DNA sequence ACCCCTATTCCCTGTGACGGAGGGGCATGTGGTAGTGATGAGGATGCGGTACCCCCCGCACATCCGTAAGGCGGTGTGGTGCCAGTAGCGCTGTTGTGTGGCAGGGGGCACTCCCTCATACGTCCTTCGGCATTAGCGTCCCGCGGACGACCTGAGGCTACTTGGAGTTCTATAGAGAAAGGGTCGGGGCAGTTAACGCCACAGTGTCCGTTTATGGCTGAATAGAATTCCATAAGTGCCTGATGCGCTACGTGTGTCGGTGGGCGCAGCGAGAGGACGTTAGGTGTAGCAACGGACAACACTTTCTCCGATGATAGCGGTTGGTACGGCGAGTTCTGAATCTTGCGCACGAGGCACACTGCCGATGGGGCTGCATGCTCCACAATGTAGTTCACCATCGCTCTCGTTGTGAGTTGCTGGGTAGTTGACGTTGCTTCCGCAGACGAGATGGTCATTCAACTGCACGCGTATATACCCCCCACCCGTGCGGTTTTACAATGTTTCCGGGAGAAGAAATGAGGCTACCTTACCTTGGGATATTCACCCACACAAACGGAAATTATCAACGATCCTACCTGCTTCGGGGTGGTTCTTCACATGCATCTGAACAAACCAACAACCAGTAGCAGCACAGCAACAATGTACAACAAGTATACAATCACACCATCCCACTTACATAGATTCTCCTTTTagtcttcctcatcctctttcccttcgtaACACACCTCactttcctccacttcctcatCGCTACTTTCCGATTCAACACCCGAAAAACATTGCCGCCGCAGATTCAAAACCCCACGCGAGTAGTACGTTGCCATTCTTTCCACAGGAAGACTTAGGAAGTCCTGCACGCATGACGCTCTGTGCTCTTGCATGAATGCTATCACGGCCCACAGTTCAGCCATAGCCCAGATGTCACTACGGAGGGgactcttcttttctgcttcaCCATCCTTTGCAGCGATCGCCACGTGGTCAGTCTTGCTATTATTGTTAGCATGTGACATAGCCCCAGCAAGACACATGTGCTCACCAACGAACTTCACTAGCCTATAGTTATGATTGGGATGCACCGTAACGTTTCCAGTGTTGGGACATGGTAGCAATAGGATAGGGGTCTCCTCATCCGTTATGTCCTGCAGCAACACACCCGCTTGTCCAAGTAGTTGCCGAAGGTTCAGGGACGGTGCGGCAGAGGGCACCTGAGTTACCCTCCCATTAATGCGGATAACAAAGTGCGCCTCCTCATCGGTTCCACACTCCTTAGATCGGCCGCGCTTGCGAGTTCCCTTAACCACTTCTTGACCCGCCAATCGTGTCATGACCTCTACCAATACCTTTAGTGATTGATCAACGGGGGAGAAAATCTTAGATAAGCACATATGGATGGCGCGCAACTGAAGTTGGGATGGCGGCTCGACTGATGCAACGTGACGACCAATCTTATCCTAGTCAGAGTGACGTGGTGTAGGTATGGTGAGGCCACTGCAGTCGGAACGCTGAGAGTGTTCAGCACTAAAAACATTTCACGGGAGGATCCCTAAACTGACACAGCAACTGTTCATATGTCCACTACACGATGAACCAGGGATACCATCGCGGAGGTGTAATTTAATCCACAGACACTGCGGGAGGTATTGCTGGGGTTAGATCTCGAATAGTGCTACAGGCACTCAACAATTGCCGGACACAAAAGACTAATGGACACACACACCGCTTTCTTTGCCTAAAGTGCAGCCCTGGAAAGTTACAAATAAGGAATGACAGGTACCGTGAGTTAACCGGTGTCGTTGGTCGACACAGCCATTAGTTCCCTCAGGCGCTCTCTATATTCCTGTGCTACAACCCCATCCAGAGCAACTGTTATTCCGGCTGTGTTGCCAcacttctgctgctgttctgCAAGCAGGATGCTGTAAACACTCTGCAATTCAGGAAGAGAACCCGCCGCCCGTAGACGCGCCACGTCTCGGTACGAGCGAAACATTCCTGCGGTACGTGCTTCACACACCACGCGTCTGCAAATATTTGGCAGAGCATCCAGTTCCCGCCCCCAGAACCGCGCGTCTGACCCAGCAGCGGCCACATTCCGAAAGAACTCCAAACCCGTCAGTCGCTCGATTTCTACCACAGGCACCTGGTAAGCTGTGAGGGGCCGCTCCACGGCAATCGGTTCGTTCGGCATTAGGAAGGCAGCAGCTTCATGTGCCCCGTCCGCTCGCTCACCTAATATAACTTTGAAGAGGTGTGTGGGGACCGCAACGTCGCGCTTGCCCACAAGCTCATAGCAGACAATCTTCCGCAAGTGCACTGCTGCCTTGTCATTTCCACAGTGGCAGTGTTCTCCAGAAGCCAACACTCCGCTACTCACAGGTTTTACTGGAGACGGACATTGCGATGGTTCCGCCCACCGCCACGTGCGCACATCACCATCCACGAGCCGCGGGTGGAAGACAGGTCCCGTCACTACCCACAATCCCCTCTCATAATACCGCCGCAACTTCCGTGTGAGGTTTTCCAACCGCAGCCAGTCGACAGCATTCATTGTCATGTCCTGTGGTACAGTGTTCGCATTCATGTTAAAGGTCTGAGCCAACTCAACAGTAGAGCTCTTGTGAAACTGTGCGGCAGCAAGGTGACCTCGGCTGAGGCCTCGTGAGTGCTGTCCCCTGCCACCCCCAATATAGTCACCGGGCTGCACGCGGAACAACTGAGGCACCGTCATGTCCGCAAAGAACCTCATTCCATCTCGCTGGGCTTCCGCTGCGGAAGCGTTTACTAAGTCGTTATCAGCCGTGACCACTGAATCAGCAGCAGTGGTCCTGCCGGGGATGTACTCCAACACCCAATTAGGGATACGACGCTCATAATTCAGACTAGAAACAAAGCCTTTGTAGTAGCGCAGGTGATCGTCGGACGGAAGCCCCTTGCTTGTAAGTCTTAGCACGAAAGGAGTAGTTTCCCCACCATCGTCGTTACACCTCTCCTTGGGGTATGCGGGCTGTGGGCATTGCACGTGTAACACCTCCGGACTTGTGCGCTCAGTCATCTGTTGATACGGAACAGGCGATGGATGGCATTTGTCCACACCAAACCAACCACCACGCTCCACAACCATTCCTATCGCGCCTCCCGCCAGCGCCGTACCAAGGAAGGCAAAGGCACGTCCCACGGAGGAAGCAGAAACCGCCATCGTATGCTTCTTCCTGCAGTTGATGCCACAAAGTGTAATAGAAGGAGTAAGTGGGATGACAGTGCACGTATCAGTGGGCATGAGCCGTACGGTGATGCGATGCATTTTACGTATCGCTATGAGGTCCTTCCGTCCACATGACGAATACAGCTACAAATGATCTTGCACTACAGCGGGTGGTATTAACGATAAGGTTACATCAGCTTCAGCACACTTTGCTTCTGCTTTTAACCCTAGACTTATCTAATCCCTGCCGCCCACGCAGTTGCATAATTAAATAGAAGATAATAAGGGagaatgaaaatgaatgaagatGGGAAAATACGGTGAAGGAACACAAAGGGCACTATAGCAGTATAGGAGCACGCCACAAGAAGATGTGCTCGGACAAGCGGATGGATCACCAACAAGATAGGGGACCTTCGGAGGGTTTCACAGTTGGAGTCAGCATGGACTCACCTCAAAGGAAGACaaataagggaaaagaatagaaaaaataaaattacgTTCCCCTGTGGCACAACGACGGCAAGCGTCGGGGTACCTGAAGCTGTACAGGCGTGCTCGCTGTAGCGACCGCACAGTCTTGTATTGTGCACTGCTTCACTGTAACATGATAGTTCATACCCCAATATATGTTGCCTACAACCTTGTCCCCTACACACTCAGATGACACCGCACCAGTGGCATGCGGAACCGTAGTGGTAGGAGGCGGCAACCCAGGAACCTCCAGCAGCTGAAAATATAATTTTGATGGAGAGATCTCTAGATAGAGCCGGCGTCTATGTATAAACATGCCGGCTGCACTGAGGCCGGCGTAGGGTAACCCCAGAGCCGatgccaacaacaacaaaaaaaagaaataacgacCGATCAATAACGATAAGAATGATAATGGTGGAAATACATGTACATGTACGGGAGCACATGAATAACTAGTGAATAGCGAAAATAGCGATCAGTTGAGTTACTGAGACCTTTCCACCCTGCTCTCACTCAGTTACTGCAAGCACGTGTTGCATGGGAGTGGAAGGACAGTAAGACATTGCGCATGTTTGTGTGATAGTCTAGGAAATTCACTGCTCGaccctttctttgttgcCGTAGGCAGATGCGTAATCTTGCTCATCCTCATCCAGTGTACTCACGAATTTCGGACGAGCGGGTGCGACTACGGCGGCAAGGCGTCTGCGTTTCGATGTGAACACGACAGCTAACACGATGAGGACGGCTACGATAAGTGCACACACTACCGCGATTATGATTAGGCACACGCGACCGCACTTTGGCGCCTTCTCTGTGGTGGGTCTGACGGTATCGTTGTTCAGGTGGTCGTTCAAGTCTTGCCAGTCAATCTCACCGACGCATTCCGACACATCGAACGTATAGTTTCCAGGAATGAATACTTCGTACAGACTCATCTCAACGTAGGGTGGCTGGTAAAAAAGCGATACCGTGCGGTTCGTTATCGTGGACTGGCATACTCCAGTTACATTGCTATCAAGTGCCGTGGCAATGGTGGTTCGGCTATGGTCACCAACCTCTTCCCTACGTGCCATGCTTCTCCCGGTGCTACGTTCTtcacatttctttatttgattCATCACCTCGTCGTGTATGTACCAGCGTACTTCCTGTTCCTCATCCGGAGTCAGTGATGAGAAGTTGAACGGGGGATTGGAGAAGGTTACATCGACGTGAGTGTCCGAGCTCCGCAAGTATTTGATGAATGAGTGGGCAGTCTCAGTGAGGTTCGCATCTGACAGCAAGTCGTGGGTCACGGTGTTGTTGAACGAGGCTGGCATCAGTAGCTTCACTGTTGTGATATTTTCAGCGTCACTGCTCTCAGCCTTAAGGGGCATGTCCGCGTAGATGAGCGTGAAATTGAGTACCTCACCCGCCTCCTTTGCGAGCTTCCGACGGAGAGCATCAAGACTCAGGCGATTGCAATATGGGACCATTGTGCTGTCCATGTACACCTGTTCGTCAGTAAGGTTGTAGTACTCATCCGCAGCCTCCTTTGTGTGTTCATAGTTACTCTCGTGCAAGGCCTGTTCGGTTTTCTCGTCATCAAAGTCCGGCTGTTGCACACCGGCGGTGAAATTCGTTAGCCATGTTGTGGAGTCCACATGTACGGAAGAAGAGGCAACAATACTTTCGGTGGTGCCGAGCGCAGTGTTGATGTCCTCAGTGAGGTTCCCCACAATCCACTCCATGATGTCTTTATCAGGGTATCCAACTGGTAACGGGCGCCCGGGGAAGAGACCCTGCACGTACACTGGTGGAAGTGTCACAGAACGCAggacacttttcttttccgatGTAACATACATTTCGTACTCCGTCACCACGAGCAATCGGGTTATCTCACAAAGAAGCGTGTCATCTCCCTCAGTATTGGGAAGACACGAGTTCGTGCTTCCTCCGGCGAATCGTTTCGTCGTAAGTTTATTACCGTCGGTCGAAACGCGGTGTAACTCATTTTGTGTTGCCGCGAGTAGATCACCAGACCGTGTGCTGGTAATGTCCACATATTCACCATCCACCTCTGCGATCTTGTGGCCCTGCAGGTCGAACCAGCAGATGGTGCCCTGCTTCGCGGGGCCgcgagcaacaacaaagatgCCCTGCTGCGTGGCGGCAATGCCGATGGGACCATAGATACTGCAGTTTGCACTCAGAGCCACGTGGCTGTGACATGCGATTGGGTCACCGTCGCTTCCCACTTCACACGTCCATACagtatttgtgttttgctCTGTCAGATACAGGTGGTTCCCGTACAAAGCTACGCCTGTCAGCGAGCCATTGCGGACTACGTCATGAGAGAAGACACCGCTGTCCTTGAAATACTTCACCTCACCCATACTCTcaacaaagtaaacaaatgTGGAGCCACCAACTGTCCACTGCACGCAGGCGCGCGGTTTGTCAACTTTGACACTACGCGACCCGCTTTTCTGATCCTCGTCTGTCTCCCATGCCGTGATTGTAGTGGTCTCACGGTTCTTGCGCGAGAAGGCACGGAAGCGGTCAACTGTCCCCAAAAGGATCTCGTCACTATTCCTGCCTCTGCACATAGCGTGGGGTGACGATAATTCCGACATGCCAGGGAACCCGTCCTTATCACCAATATGACCGTACTTGCCAGCGACGGTGGTCACATGGCGCTTCAGTTCAATGGGAGCGGCTCCACTTCTCACTACAATCGTTGCGACGGTGGCCACGAGCAAAAGCATCTGGGATACGTAACCTAAGTGCACGGTTCCTACTACTTCCCTCACATTCATTGTTTCCACCTCACAGTTGGTTTGTTTCCACAACGGCATGCGCAATCGAGAAATTACAGTGGGGTCACTAGCCTCTGCCTTACCTAACGCGAAAGGATCCAGTGTTCTGTTAACTTCCTCTAATTACCTGCCCTCAGAGAGAGGCCGGCTACAATTCCTTATATGGCACCCCAGAAGCGCGGCACAAGAGTCGCGGGCAACGAAGacgcaaaaaagaaggaaagggatagACAAAGAATAGGTACGCGAAGAGACTTTTGGTCATTGGAACGCCAAAACTCGTATGTAATGTATACAGGTGACTGTTCACGCAGAACCTGCAAATGTTGCTTCCAACTCTACGGTCTCTTCTAAAACGATGCAGCTGCAAAATCAAAAGTGCCTTTTAAAACATATTGCGtagcaaatttttttttctttgggggggggaggtaGTGGAGGGAAAACATTTTAAATGGGTATACCTATTCTATCACTTACGTAATCACACGCTTTTTCTTACTGTCATAAATACGTATTTTCTGCACAAAAAGATTTGTTTCCTCACCCAAAATGAGCAAGGTGTAGCCATCACATGACGACCAGAAACGCACACCCACCCAACTCTAACCTCATGCGAAGTAGTCGCAGAGGTTGCCTCTCACTATTCCCCACCGGCTGTCACCTCCATTACGTATCCATGAGTGACTCCGAAGTCACTTGCAGCTCCAACTACTCCAGCGCCGGCAGTCGCACAAAAGTAGATCTTGCATTCGGTGGACTTGCTATGAGCAACCACAGCAGCATGATGGCAAGAAGGCCCAAGAGCACTGAGGAGGCGATTCCTGCAGCACGCAGGTCCTCATGCACCTGGAACTGAAGCTCGTCTACACACAGAGATTCATTGAAGGAAATGTACTGACAATCATCCACACACTTCACCATGCAGAATGGTGATAGGTGATCCCACTCCTCTTGTCGTACCAATTCATCAAGAAACTTCCGTGTCCAGTTCCATGGAGACGAGAACAACCGCTTCTGTAGTTCTTGCTTGCTCCTACCAGGAGGCCCTTGGTAGTTGGTAATAAGGATGTTCTTGTCGAAGTTCTCTAGAGCTGTCAAGTTTGTCCACGTCGAAACATTTGTACCACCAGGCACGTCATTGTAACctggggggaggaaaacagcaaaaaagtcATCTGTGCCGAAAGCGATCTCAACATCCCTCATAATCCACGAATACAGAGCATGCATAAGTTTTACATCATCAATTGGGAACGAAGAAGCGCGAAAGGCGGCAACAGCTGTGGGTCTCGGAGGTGAAGGGGGATCCGGATTGGGAGTAatcggcggcggcggcggcggcggtggtggtggtggcggtggcggtggcggctgcactgatggtgatggtgacggCGATGCTGATGGGCTGGGAGAAGGTGATGGCGGCACCGAAGGCGTGGGAGGGGGCGTTGGTGGAGGCGTTGGCGTCGGTGTATAGCCTACATCACGAATGGCATACACGGCCGTTTCTGTTGTAGCATAATACTCTTTGTCATTCACCCTCAACAATGAGACAATCCGATCATAGTCCCATTTCAACATTGACTGCGCACACCATTGGGATGCTGGAGATGGGCGTTCCACCTCTAGTGACATGATGTACCCCTCTCCATTGGGCTCACCGTAATAATATAGTTTATCCTCTGCTTGAGTCAGCATCAGAGCACTTTTGTAGTGCAGACACGTCACATCACCTATATCCTTACTTTTTCCAATATCAGACTCCCCAGTTTTGCTCAAATTAACCGCTGCAATCCATGAGGTGTTTTTTACGACATACAtcatgttcttttctttgcttatTTGCATCACACCAGGTTGGAAGCCAGCGACTAGTGTAGTTACCACTGTGTTATTAGCATCCAGTGGCACATAAAGGATCTGCGAATTGCCTGTGTCGGAAATGAATAGATTCTGAGTCCCGTTCAATGTGAATGGGAGAATATCCTTCGGTTTGTTAAGGTCTTGTGGTCCATATCTGGTTACATTGCCCTCAGCATCTATTCGCCTAATACAGTTGTTATCCCTGTCTGCCACGTAAATATCATCGTTGACGCTTACAACTGAGGTGGGATTGTTGAATAGTGCATCTCCCTTGGGGCCGTCTTTATTACCACGTTGCGTCAGACTGCCTGCAATTGTATATATGCCAGTTTTGTTTACGAGTCGCACGGTGGATCCACCACCTTCGATATCAcataaaagtaaaggaaaacgCTTCTTTTGGAAGAAACCACCAGACGCCTTGAAAAGTTTTCCCTTTGCACTTTCGCCATCCGCCTGCCCAACAGTACAAGTAGTACAACTGTTGAAGAGGTTCACAATCACCTTGGTGCCCACGGTTTGGTCTCCTATAACGGGACTCACAAAacccagcagcagcaacaacgctGCCACGAGTGCGGCCAATGCTTCCCGTGATTCAGTCCTGCCACCCATTCCTGTTGCTCCACACTGTGATTCTATCAGTCAGTCgctatatgtatatatatatatatatgtatatacccCACGGATCTACCGTTGGGAAACAAACCTCAACCACAAAAGCGACCTATTAGCTCTGCTCAGTGAACTCACAACTCCCTTTAGTTGTCTTGtgatgatattattattcACACATCagaacaaaggaaaacaaaggaagccaaaggaagacaaaagaggagaaaggaaTCCGACACGTGAGAGAGAACAACAGTGGACGCAGACagacgaaagaaaaacacagaTGCATTGAAGCCACGCATTTAGGGTTGGGGAAACATATTCAGAGTTTGAAAGCCACGCTTCACTCCTTCGTATTTTGACTAAGGCAACGCAGACCCGCCACCCGCCGGTCCCTTACCAATGTGGAGGAAATTGCAGTACTTCCCACGCCTGCAGCCCTCCCgagtgaggaagaaagtaCATACCCTGCCATATGTTGCATTTCCCACGTGGCGCTCATTTCGACGGATCTGTGAGAGGCGGTAATCCTCAGAAGAGGATGCTGCACTGGTTGGGAGCAGTGGGGAacctgcaggggatggcagtGGTGTAGCCATGTTCTGTTGATGAGCAGAGTTTCGACCACCCGCCACAACCCCTATTCCCTGTGACGGAGGGGCATGTGGTAGTGATGAGGATGCGGTACCCCCCGCACATCCGTAAGGCGGTGTGGTGCCAGTAGCGCTGTTGTGTGGCAGGGGGCACTCCCTCATACGTCCTTCGGCATTAGCGTCCCGCGGACGACCTGAGGCTACTTGGAGTTCTATAGAGAAGGGGTCGGGGCAGTTAACGCCACAGTGTCCGTTTATGGCTGAATAGAATTCCATAAGTGCCTGATGCGCTACGTGTGTCGGTGGGCGCAGCGAGAGGACGTTAGGTGTAGCAACGGACAACACTTTCTCCGATGATAGCGGTTGGTACGGCGAGTTCTGAATCTTGCGCACGAGGCACACTGCCGATGGGGCTGCATGCTCCACAATGTAGTTCACCATCGCTCTCGTTGTGAGTTGCTGGGTAGTTGACGTTGCTTCCGCAGACGAGATGGTCATTCAACTGCACGCGTATATACCCCCCACCCGTGCGGTTTTACAATGTTTCCGGGAGAAGAAATGAGGCTACCTTACCTTGGGATATTCACCCACACAAACGGAAATTATCAACGATCCTACCTGCTTCGGGGTGGTTCTTCACATGCATCTGAACAAACCAACAACCAGTAGCAGCACAGCAACAATGTACAACAAGTATACAATCACACCATCCCTCTTACATAGATTCTCCTTTTagtcttcctcatcctctttcccttcgtaACACACCTCactttcctccacttcctcatCGCTACTTTCCGATTCAACACCCGAAAAACATTGCCGCCGCAGATTCAAAACCCCACGCGAGTAGTACGTTGCCATTCTTTCCACAGGAAGACTTAGGAAGTCCTGCACGCATGACGCTCTGTGCTCTTGCATGAATGCTATCACGGCCCACAGTTCAGCCATAGCCCAGATGTCACTACGGAGGGgactcttcttttctgcttcaCCATCCTTTGCAGCGATCGCCACGTGGTCAGTCTTGCTATTATTGTTAGCATGTGACATAGCCCCAGCAAGACACATGTGCTCACCAACGAACTTCACTAGCCTATAGTTATGATTGGGATGCACCGTAACGTTTCCAGTGTTGGGACATGGTAGCAATAGGATAGGGGTCTCCTCATCCGTTATGTCCTGCAGCAACACACCCGCTTGTCCAAGTAGTTGCCGAAGGTTCAGGGACGGTGCGGCAGAGGGCACCTGAGTTACCCTCCCATTAATGCGGATAACAAAGTGCGCCTCCTCATCGGTTCCACACTCCTTAGATCGGCCGCGCTTGCGAGTTCCCTTAACCACTTCTTGACCCGCCAATCGTGTCATGACCTCTACCAATACCTTTAGTGATTGATCAACGGGGGAGAAAATCTTAGATAAGCACATATGGATGGCGCGCAACTGAAGTTGGGATGGCGGCTCGACTGATGCAACGTGACGACCAATCTTATCCTAGTCAGAGTGACGTGGTGTAGGTATGGTGAGGCCACTGCAGTCGGAACGCTGAGAGTGTTCAGCACTAAAAACATTTCACGGGAGGATCCCTAAACTGACACAGCAACTGTTCATATGTCCACTACACGATGAACCAGGGATACCATCGCGGAGGTGTAATTTAATCCACAGACACTGCGGGAGGTATTGCTGGGGTTAGATCTCGAATAGTGCTACAGGCACTCAACAATTGCCGGACACAAAAGACTAATGGACACACACACCGCTTTCTTTGCCTAAAGTGCAGCCCTGGAAAGTTACAAATAAGGAATGACAGGTACCGTGAGTTAACCGGTGTCGTTGGTCGACACAACCATTAGTTCCCTCAGGCGCTCTCTATATTCCTGTGCTACAACCCCATCCAGAGCAACTGTTATTCCGGCTGTGTTGCCAcacttctgctgctgttctgCAAGCAGGATGCTGTAAACACTCTGCAATTCAGGAAGAGAACCCGCCGCCCGTAGACGCGCCACGTCTCGGTACGAGCGAAACATTCCTGCGGTACGTGCTTCACACACCACGCGTCTGCAAATATTTGGCAGAGCATCCAGTTCCCGCC is a window from the Trypanosoma brucei brucei TREU927 chromosome 8, complete sequence genome containing:
- a CDS encoding flagellum-adhesion glycoprotein, putative, with protein sequence MGGRTESREALAALVAALLLLLGFVSPVIGDQTVGTKVIVNLFNSCTTCTVGQADGESAKGKLFKASGGFFQKKRFPLLLCDIEGGGSTVRLVNKTGIYTIAGSLTQRGNKDGPKGDALFNNPTSVVSVNDDIYVADRDNNCIRRIDAEGNVTRYGPQDLNKPKDILPFTLNGTQNLFISDTGNSQILYVPLDANNTVVTTLVAGFQPGVMQISKEKNMMYVVKNTSWIAAVNLSKTGESDIGKSKDIGDVTCLHYKSALMLTQAEDKLYYYGEPNGEGYIMSLEVERPSPASQWCAQSMLKWDYDRIVSLLRVNDKEYYATTETAVYAIRDVGYTPTPTPPPTPPPTPSVPPSPSPSPSASPSPSPSVQPPPPPPPPPPPPPPPPITPNPDPPSPPRPTAVAAFRASSFPIDDVKLMHALYSWIMRDVEIAFGTDDFFAVFLPPGYNDVPGGTNVSTWTNLTALENFDKNILITNYQGPPGRSKQELQKRLFSSPWNWTRKFLDELVRQEEWDHLSPFCMVKCVDDCQYISFNESLCVDELQFQVHEDLRAAGIASSVLLGLLAIMLLWLLIASPPNARSTFVRLPALE
- a CDS encoding endonuclease G, putative; translated protein: MHRITVRLMPTDTCTVIPLTPSITLCGINCRKKHTMAVSASSVGRAFAFLGTALAGGAIGMVVERGGWFGVDKCHPSPVPYQQMTERTSPEVLHVQCPQPAYPKERCNDDGGETTPFVLRLTSKGLPSDDHLRYYKGFVSSLNYERRIPNWVLEYIPGRTTAADSVVTADNDLVNASAAEAQRDGMRFFADMTVPQLFRVQPGDYIGGGRGQHSRGLSRGHLAAAQFHKSSTVELAQTFNMNANTVPQDMTMNAVDWLRLENLTRKLRRYYERGLWVVTGPVFHPRLVDGDVRTWRWAEPSQCPSPVKPVSSGVLASGEHCHCGNDKAAVHLRKIVCYELVGKRDVAVPTHLFKVILGERADGAHEAAAFLMPNEPIAVERPLTAYQVPVVEIERLTGLEFFRNVAAAGSDARFWGRELDALPNICRRVVCEARTAGMFRSYRDVARLRAAGSLPELQSVYSILLAEQQQKCGNTAGITVALDGVVAQEYRERLRELMAVSTNDTG